A section of the Gloeobacter violaceus PCC 7421 genome encodes:
- a CDS encoding aldo/keto reductase, whose amino-acid sequence MQMRRLGKDGPQVSAMGLGCMGISDAYGTRDEQEALATLHRAIDLGINFLDTADVYGQGHNEQFVGRAIRTRRDRVCLATKFGLLRDAQGRLTGVCGTPAYVRSACEASLRRLGIDTIDLYYQHRLDRTTPIEQTVEALAALVREGKIRHIGLSEVDAETLHRAAAIHPIAAVQSEYSLWTRDPEDEILPACRELGVGFVPFSPLGRGFLSGRVNSMSDLPPEDFRQRLPRFQGDNFERNRAWVSQLEALAAQKGCTPSQLALAWVLAQGEDIVPIPGTKRRAYLQENLGALEIRWEAEELAALEQVAPRGVAAGARYPEALLQITR is encoded by the coding sequence ATGCAAATGCGCCGATTGGGAAAAGACGGCCCACAGGTTTCGGCAATGGGTTTAGGCTGCATGGGCATCTCCGATGCCTACGGCACACGCGACGAGCAAGAAGCGCTCGCCACGCTGCACCGGGCCATCGATTTGGGGATCAACTTTCTCGACACTGCCGACGTGTACGGCCAGGGCCATAACGAACAGTTTGTCGGCCGGGCCATCCGCACTCGGCGCGACCGGGTGTGCCTAGCCACCAAGTTCGGCCTGTTGCGCGACGCCCAGGGCCGTCTGACGGGGGTGTGCGGCACCCCGGCCTACGTGCGCTCCGCCTGCGAAGCGAGTCTGCGGCGCCTGGGAATCGACACGATCGACCTTTACTACCAGCACCGCCTCGACCGGACGACCCCGATCGAACAGACCGTGGAGGCGCTGGCGGCACTGGTCCGGGAGGGCAAAATTCGCCACATCGGCCTCAGTGAGGTCGACGCCGAGACATTGCACCGGGCGGCCGCAATCCATCCGATTGCCGCTGTGCAAAGCGAATATTCCCTGTGGACCCGCGATCCGGAAGACGAGATTCTGCCGGCCTGCCGGGAGTTGGGGGTGGGATTTGTGCCCTTCAGTCCCCTGGGGCGGGGTTTTCTGAGCGGCCGGGTCAACAGCATGTCCGATCTGCCGCCTGAGGATTTCCGGCAGCGCCTGCCCCGCTTCCAGGGAGACAACTTCGAGCGAAACCGGGCCTGGGTCAGCCAGTTGGAAGCGTTGGCCGCCCAAAAAGGCTGTACACCAAGCCAGCTCGCCCTTGCCTGGGTGCTGGCCCAGGGAGAAGACATCGTGCCCATTCCCGGGACGAAACGCCGGGCTTACCTGCAGGAAAACCTGGGGGCGCTGGAGATCCGTTGGGAAGCGGAGGAATTGGCTGCCCTGGAGCAGGTCGCTCCCCGCGGCGTCGCGGCTGGAGCGCGCTATCCCGAAGCATTGCTGCAGATCACCCGTTGA
- a CDS encoding efflux RND transporter periplasmic adaptor subunit, with protein sequence MSARPFDNLIVPKLLLAALAASGIQACGSARSATETEKPAATPVALATVRSSRIDETSEYIGTLKSRQSVVLRPQIEGRISRIFVRSGSNVAAQAPLIEVDPDRQRAVTESSRSAARSAQAELDNTSALVRSYAARREAGQANFKFIRQQRDRYARLRAEGAISQENLDEYDNRLAAARAELEAAEAQLAAQRSAVERARRGLDQARAQAREQQVQLQYYRVSAPFEGRIGDIPARVGDYITPATELTTITQNRPLEIYVPVPLERVSELYPGMQLQLFDDQDRSLGASKVGYIAPRVDDQTQSVLVKAWVDNAAGRMRSDQFVRVRLVWKSRQAVSVPTAAVTQISGQNFVFVAQANGRSGLVARQKAVTLAEVEGKRYPVLAGLRPGEKIVVSGIQKLSDGAPISAL encoded by the coding sequence ATGAGCGCAAGACCCTTTGACAACCTGATCGTGCCCAAACTGCTCCTTGCGGCCCTGGCAGCGAGTGGGATCCAGGCTTGCGGCTCGGCGCGCTCCGCCACCGAGACGGAGAAGCCGGCCGCTACCCCAGTCGCCTTAGCGACGGTCCGATCCTCCCGTATCGACGAAACTTCTGAATATATCGGCACGCTCAAGTCCCGGCAATCGGTGGTGCTGCGCCCGCAGATCGAGGGGCGGATAAGCCGGATTTTTGTGCGCTCCGGCAGCAATGTGGCGGCGCAAGCCCCGCTTATCGAAGTCGATCCCGACCGGCAGCGGGCGGTTACCGAGAGTTCGCGCTCAGCGGCGCGCTCCGCCCAGGCGGAACTAGACAACACCAGCGCCCTAGTCAGGTCTTACGCGGCCCGCCGGGAGGCTGGCCAGGCAAACTTCAAATTTATTCGGCAGCAACGTGATCGGTACGCCCGCCTGCGCGCCGAAGGGGCGATCAGCCAGGAAAATCTTGACGAGTACGACAACCGCCTGGCGGCGGCCCGGGCGGAACTCGAAGCTGCCGAAGCCCAATTGGCGGCTCAGCGCTCCGCGGTCGAGCGTGCCCGGCGCGGCCTCGATCAAGCGCGCGCGCAAGCCCGCGAACAGCAAGTGCAGCTGCAGTACTACCGGGTGAGCGCTCCTTTCGAAGGTCGCATCGGCGATATTCCCGCCCGGGTAGGCGATTACATCACTCCCGCCACGGAACTGACGACCATCACCCAAAACCGTCCGCTCGAAATCTATGTCCCGGTCCCGCTTGAGCGCGTCTCGGAGCTGTATCCGGGCATGCAGCTGCAGCTTTTCGACGACCAGGATCGCTCCTTGGGGGCGAGCAAAGTCGGGTACATCGCCCCGCGCGTGGACGATCAAACCCAGTCGGTGCTGGTCAAAGCCTGGGTCGACAACGCCGCGGGCCGGATGCGCTCCGACCAGTTTGTGCGGGTCCGGCTGGTCTGGAAATCTCGCCAAGCGGTGTCGGTCCCGACTGCGGCCGTCACCCAAATCAGCGGCCAGAACTTTGTCTTTGTCGCCCAGGCGAACGGGCGTTCCGGGCTTGTCGCACGGCAGAAGGCGGTCACCCTCGCCGAGGTCGAAGGCAAGCGCTATCCGGTCCTCGCGGGACTGCGGCCCGGGGAAAAGATCGTCGTCTCGGGCATTCAGAAGCTCTCGGACGGCGCACCCATCTCCGCGCTCTAG
- the pdhA gene encoding pyruvate dehydrogenase (acetyl-transferring) E1 component subunit alpha, with translation MNTVAQVLRPAVERSEALALYRDMVLGRTFEDTCAQMYYRGKLFGFVHLYNGQEAVSTGIIKALRPDDYVTSTYRDHVHALSKGVSARSVMAELFGKATGCSKGRGGSMHLFSAEHNFLGGFAFIGEGIPIACGAAFTAKYQGTDRVSASFFGDGTTNNGQFFECLNMAALWKLPILFVVENNLWSIGMYHPRASSVVEIYKKADAFGIPGVRVDGMDVLAVRAVAKEAVERARTGGGPTLIECTTYRFRGHSLADPDELRDPAEKAHWRKQDPLPRLRVWLEEQGLASVEDLKRIEQEVRAEVDDAVQFAEDSPEPPLDELYRFQFAEDD, from the coding sequence ATGAACACCGTTGCTCAAGTCCTTCGTCCGGCCGTCGAGCGCTCTGAGGCGTTGGCTCTCTACCGCGATATGGTCCTCGGGCGGACGTTCGAAGACACCTGCGCCCAGATGTACTACCGCGGCAAGTTGTTCGGTTTCGTCCATCTCTACAACGGCCAGGAAGCCGTCTCCACCGGAATCATCAAAGCTTTGCGCCCCGATGATTACGTAACTAGCACCTACCGCGATCACGTCCATGCCCTCTCGAAGGGCGTTTCGGCGCGCTCGGTGATGGCGGAGCTGTTCGGCAAGGCCACCGGTTGCTCCAAGGGCCGCGGCGGCTCGATGCACCTCTTTTCGGCGGAGCACAACTTTCTCGGCGGGTTTGCATTTATCGGCGAGGGCATTCCGATTGCCTGCGGGGCGGCCTTCACCGCGAAGTACCAGGGGACTGACCGGGTGAGCGCCTCTTTTTTCGGCGACGGCACTACCAACAACGGCCAGTTCTTCGAGTGCCTGAACATGGCGGCTTTGTGGAAGTTACCGATTCTCTTCGTGGTCGAAAATAACCTCTGGTCGATCGGCATGTATCACCCTCGCGCCTCCTCGGTCGTCGAAATCTACAAAAAAGCGGACGCCTTCGGCATACCCGGGGTGCGCGTGGATGGGATGGATGTGCTCGCCGTGCGCGCAGTGGCCAAAGAGGCGGTCGAGCGCGCCCGCACAGGCGGCGGCCCGACTTTAATCGAATGCACGACCTACCGCTTCCGGGGCCATTCGCTGGCGGACCCGGACGAGTTGCGCGATCCGGCCGAAAAAGCACACTGGCGCAAACAAGATCCCCTGCCGCGCCTGAGAGTCTGGCTTGAAGAGCAGGGTCTGGCGAGCGTGGAGGATCTGAAGCGGATCGAGCAGGAAGTGCGCGCCGAGGTTGACGATGCGGTGCAATTTGCGGAGGACTCCCCCGAGCCGCCCCTCGACGAACTCTATCGTTTCCAGTTTGCCGAAGACGATTGA
- the budA gene encoding acetolactate decarboxylase encodes MRSLKQKLTVGLCLLLVTLSFPAALFSHPVPNNSRKHVVSGKSLPKPSSDVILTNKASADSQDNNDVVFTASISTAIYSALYDGVVTYGMLKRFGDMGLGAPDRIDGEMFAVDGRFYNILADGSIYELADSEKASWATVKFFRPDRILTFDKPISCPDLYATLDTLYPTLNVMYAFRIDGAFSYMQTESTPGQSKPYIPFLELLAQATQFYNYDVKGTVVGFRFPAYMEQVNVGGYHMHFLSDDKKVGGHIKDCTMNRGRVAIDVTHKADVIVPRDKDFYESPLDGP; translated from the coding sequence ATGCGTTCTTTGAAGCAAAAACTGACCGTTGGGCTTTGCCTGCTGCTGGTAACTCTGTCGTTTCCGGCAGCCCTTTTTTCCCATCCTGTGCCGAACAACTCCCGCAAGCATGTGGTCTCCGGAAAATCTCTGCCTAAGCCGTCCAGCGATGTGATCCTCACCAACAAAGCTTCCGCCGACAGCCAGGACAACAACGACGTGGTTTTCACAGCCTCGATCTCCACAGCCATCTACTCCGCTCTGTACGACGGCGTGGTGACCTATGGAATGCTCAAGCGATTCGGCGATATGGGCCTGGGTGCCCCCGACCGCATCGACGGCGAAATGTTTGCCGTCGACGGCCGCTTCTACAACATCCTGGCCGACGGCAGCATCTACGAGCTGGCCGATTCAGAAAAAGCCTCGTGGGCGACGGTCAAATTCTTCAGACCCGACCGCATTTTGACTTTCGACAAGCCGATCAGCTGCCCGGATCTCTACGCCACACTCGACACCCTATATCCAACTCTCAACGTCATGTACGCCTTCCGGATCGACGGCGCTTTCAGTTATATGCAGACAGAAAGCACCCCCGGTCAGAGCAAACCCTACATTCCTTTTTTGGAGCTGCTCGCCCAGGCCACCCAGTTCTATAACTACGACGTCAAGGGGACAGTGGTCGGGTTCCGCTTCCCCGCCTACATGGAGCAGGTCAACGTCGGGGGCTACCACATGCACTTTCTCAGCGACGACAAGAAAGTGGGCGGCCACATCAAAGATTGCACGATGAACCGCGGCCGGGTAGCCATCGATGTCACCCACAAAGCCGATGTCATCGTTCCCCGCGACAAAGACTTTTACGAATCGCCCCTCGACGGTCCGTAG
- the panD gene encoding aspartate 1-decarboxylase: MLRTVLLSKIHRATVTGACLEYMGSISLDAQLLAAAHILAFEQVHVVNLNNGARLITYAIEATAGSGAVVLNGAAARLAAPGDRVIVLAYGQGTTEELENHQPRVVHVDTGNRIVACV; the protein is encoded by the coding sequence ATGTTGCGGACCGTTTTGTTGAGCAAAATTCACCGCGCTACCGTCACCGGGGCTTGCCTGGAGTACATGGGTTCGATCAGCCTGGATGCGCAGTTGCTCGCGGCGGCCCACATCTTGGCGTTTGAACAGGTGCATGTCGTCAACCTCAACAATGGAGCGCGTTTGATCACCTACGCGATCGAGGCGACCGCGGGCTCGGGGGCCGTCGTGCTCAACGGCGCCGCCGCCCGTCTTGCCGCACCCGGCGATCGGGTGATCGTGCTTGCCTACGGGCAGGGCACCACCGAGGAATTGGAGAACCACCAACCCCGTGTCGTGCACGTCGACACCGGCAATCGGATCGTCGCGTGCGTTTGA
- a CDS encoding acetolactate decarboxylase, whose amino-acid sequence MDIRKVFVGDGSKKRKKLKGILLLSGLTLVGAVTLSAFSVPNSVSDDVVFQASTADALYSSVFDGYITYGKLKRNGDFGLGAPDHIDGEIMAIDGKYYQSKTDGTVRETDDAETVSWATVKFFKPEKSFDILQPIDCEDFKATLDKKLPTVNVFYAIKVVGVFDSVQYQNFPRMEKPYASFSEGLANAVNEEVNDVEGTFMGFRFPEKTAPDLNVPQYHLHLLTNDKQNAGHINTCKIRRARVYIDAASQLKVDLPNTLPYYQSPLDGEVIGSG is encoded by the coding sequence ATGGACATTCGCAAAGTTTTTGTTGGTGATGGCAGTAAAAAGCGGAAAAAGTTGAAGGGAATCCTGCTTTTGTCGGGCCTCACTCTCGTCGGAGCAGTTACGCTCTCAGCATTTTCGGTTCCCAATTCGGTAAGTGATGATGTTGTCTTCCAAGCCTCGACGGCAGACGCGTTGTACTCATCTGTATTCGATGGATATATTACGTACGGCAAGCTGAAGCGAAACGGCGATTTCGGCTTGGGCGCACCCGATCACATTGACGGGGAAATCATGGCTATCGATGGCAAATACTATCAGTCTAAAACGGATGGCACCGTGAGGGAGACGGATGACGCCGAAACGGTTTCCTGGGCCACTGTCAAATTCTTTAAGCCCGAGAAGAGCTTTGATATTCTCCAACCTATCGATTGCGAGGATTTCAAGGCAACACTAGACAAAAAGCTTCCAACCGTCAATGTCTTCTATGCTATTAAGGTTGTAGGCGTCTTTGACTCTGTTCAGTATCAGAACTTCCCCAGAATGGAAAAGCCTTATGCATCCTTTTCGGAAGGTCTCGCAAATGCAGTCAACGAGGAAGTGAACGACGTCGAGGGAACGTTCATGGGTTTCCGTTTTCCCGAGAAAACTGCCCCAGATCTTAACGTTCCTCAATACCATCTTCATCTTCTTACAAATGATAAGCAAAATGCAGGGCACATCAATACCTGTAAAATCAGAAGGGCTCGCGTTTACATAGATGCTGCTTCTCAACTCAAAGTTGACCTCCCAAACACCTTGCCTTACTATCAATCTCCTCTCGACGGAGAGGTCATAGGCTCCGGTTAA
- a CDS encoding alcohol dehydrogenase catalytic domain-containing protein, which yields MKAAVVPNLHGRWEIRDLPIPEPGINQVLIRIKASGLCYTDIHITEGAWPADSFPRTLGHEPVGEIVALGAGVRTRRLGDRVGVPWLQLACGRCEWCRRGKALFCKDQQGTGVQTQGGHAEYMLAQAEATVLLPDALAYEQAASLFCAGYTVWAGLRFADPKPHERVAVLGIGGLGHLAVQYGKAAGFETFAITHSPSKEKLVRSLGADGVFPSGAALREAGGADVILACSNSYRATGEALQGLRPDGRLVLMGLPSDNQTLAVSGDLLVNRWRIIGSQQNGPEHLFEALDYAAKGKVKVVAETYSLDEINLAFDRVFSGDVRFRAVIIP from the coding sequence ATGAAAGCCGCCGTCGTTCCGAACCTGCACGGCCGTTGGGAAATCCGCGATCTGCCGATTCCCGAACCTGGGATCAACCAGGTACTCATCCGGATCAAAGCGAGCGGCCTGTGCTACACCGACATTCACATCACCGAAGGAGCCTGGCCCGCGGACAGCTTCCCGCGTACCCTCGGCCATGAACCAGTGGGCGAAATTGTCGCCCTCGGTGCCGGAGTACGCACGCGTCGCCTGGGCGATCGCGTCGGAGTGCCGTGGCTGCAGCTGGCCTGCGGGCGGTGCGAATGGTGTCGGCGCGGCAAAGCGCTCTTTTGCAAAGATCAACAGGGCACGGGCGTGCAGACCCAGGGCGGCCACGCCGAATATATGCTTGCCCAGGCCGAAGCGACCGTGCTGTTACCTGACGCCCTCGCTTACGAACAGGCGGCTTCGCTATTTTGCGCGGGCTACACCGTCTGGGCGGGGCTGCGCTTTGCCGACCCGAAACCCCACGAGCGCGTCGCAGTATTGGGCATCGGCGGTCTTGGGCACCTGGCGGTTCAGTACGGCAAGGCGGCGGGCTTCGAAACTTTCGCCATCACCCACTCGCCTTCGAAAGAAAAACTGGTGCGCTCGCTCGGGGCTGACGGGGTGTTTCCCTCCGGGGCCGCGCTGCGGGAGGCGGGGGGGGCCGATGTGATCCTCGCCTGCAGCAACTCGTATCGGGCGACCGGCGAAGCTTTGCAAGGGCTGCGCCCGGACGGCCGGTTGGTGCTGATGGGTCTTCCCAGCGACAACCAGACCCTCGCGGTGAGTGGCGATCTGCTGGTCAACCGCTGGCGGATCATCGGTTCGCAGCAAAACGGCCCGGAGCACCTTTTCGAAGCCCTCGACTACGCGGCTAAAGGCAAGGTCAAAGTCGTTGCCGAGACCTACTCGCTCGATGAAATCAACCTTGCTTTCGACCGGGTCTTCAGCGGTGATGTGCGCTTTCGCGCCGTGATCATCCCCTAA
- a CDS encoding Mo-dependent nitrogenase C-terminal domain-containing protein — protein MSPVRKLQQWLDAYVFTDKQTARLVCRLIPATCPFARRVRLFGRVIDIPPLCKINPVYEQLAHLRTRAVAYLDPDRSL, from the coding sequence ATGTCACCCGTGCGCAAGCTTCAGCAGTGGTTGGATGCCTACGTGTTCACCGACAAGCAGACGGCTCGACTGGTCTGCCGGCTCATCCCGGCGACTTGCCCCTTTGCCAGGCGGGTGCGCCTCTTCGGCAGGGTGATCGACATCCCGCCTTTGTGCAAAATCAACCCCGTCTACGAGCAACTGGCCCATCTGCGCACCCGGGCGGTAGCTTACCTCGACCCGGATCGCAGCCTCTGA
- a CDS encoding efflux RND transporter permease subunit yields MFVNYFVQRPILTIACSVIIVLGGWVSIRTLPVDQYPDIALPQVVVTARYDGASAEVVESTVTTPLEQQINGAESMRYMTSTSSNDGTSTITVTFDLARNIDDAAMDIQNRLTAVQGRLPEEVRRTGVTIRKNASQVTVAFGLYAKNNEYDNTFISNYADLYISDALRRVKGVGDVRIFGERRYSMRLWLDADRLAARRLSAVDVVRALETQNLQVGAGQVGQPPSLDGQPYQISVRAVGRLKSPAQFDNLILKRGADGALVRLKDVGRTELGAEDYTTFLRFTGRNAVGIAVSQLPGANTLDVYREVKAELDRQARAFPPGLEYEIAFDSASMVDESIHEVVKTLIEAVVLVVAVMFIFLQDWRGTLIPAIAIPVSLVGTFIFVKLLGFSINTLTLFGITLAAGLVVDDAIVVVENIVRYSRERGLTVRAAAPEAMREVFGAVIATSLVLVAVFVPVAFFPGTAGRLYQQFALTLTFSIALSTFIALTLTPTLSALLLRAEPPRHWLFDRINDLIDWLRRGYARSLGFALRFRSAMLGVFVCLLGLAWWLFGKVPPGFVPNEDQSYFVVFVQCPEGSSLDYTNKVMLQVEQELRKLPELARMFAIGGYSPSGNAPNKATIFPHLLPLAERRQPSQSVDAIIDKVRGPLSRIPGATVAAFPMPAIQQGVGQFGGFQLQVQDQRNLGLETLAGVTRTLVEQGNAQPGLSGLFSSFSINDPQLVVEVNREKAEALAVAPDEVLKALQIYMGSLYVNDFEMFNRPYRVYVQADRRFRSTPQDLRRFYVRSQTGAMIPLGNLVTVSRTVAPQIINHYNMLRSAEVNGAPAEGFSSGQAIEQMQKLAEQVLPQGIRFQWSGVSLEQIESGNKALFIFVLGVVFVFLVLAAQYESLTDPLVIMLSVPLAIVGALGAQALRGLENDIYCQIGLVMLIGLASKNAILIVEFANQLCKEGLTRIQAVSKAAQIRLRPILMTSFAFILGVVPLVMAEGAGAAGRQSLGTAVFGGMLVSTALSLYIVPVLYIVIGALRERFKGDRTAPDLLTHDSSTQSNALEIPSPSQK; encoded by the coding sequence ATGTTCGTCAATTATTTTGTCCAACGGCCTATCCTCACCATCGCCTGCTCGGTAATCATCGTGCTGGGCGGGTGGGTCAGCATCCGGACGCTGCCTGTCGATCAATACCCCGACATTGCTCTTCCCCAGGTGGTCGTAACGGCCCGTTACGACGGGGCGAGCGCCGAGGTGGTCGAGTCCACGGTCACCACCCCGCTGGAGCAGCAGATCAACGGGGCTGAGAGCATGCGGTACATGACCTCGACCAGCAGCAACGACGGCACCAGCACAATCACCGTTACCTTTGACCTGGCGCGCAACATCGACGATGCGGCCATGGACATCCAGAACCGGCTCACCGCGGTCCAGGGCCGTCTGCCCGAGGAGGTGCGCCGCACAGGGGTGACAATCCGCAAAAATGCGAGCCAGGTCACCGTCGCCTTCGGCCTCTACGCCAAAAACAACGAATACGACAATACTTTCATCAGCAACTACGCAGACCTCTACATCAGCGATGCCCTCCGGCGGGTCAAAGGGGTGGGCGATGTGCGGATTTTTGGCGAACGCCGCTACTCGATGCGTCTGTGGCTGGATGCCGACCGGCTCGCTGCTCGCCGCCTGAGTGCGGTGGATGTCGTGCGTGCCCTGGAGACCCAGAACCTGCAGGTCGGTGCCGGCCAGGTGGGCCAACCGCCGTCGCTGGACGGACAGCCCTACCAGATCAGCGTGCGGGCTGTGGGTCGCCTGAAAAGCCCCGCCCAGTTCGACAATCTCATTCTCAAACGGGGGGCAGACGGCGCGCTTGTGCGGCTGAAGGACGTCGGGCGCACCGAACTGGGAGCTGAAGATTACACCACTTTCTTGCGCTTTACGGGTAGAAACGCCGTGGGTATCGCCGTCTCTCAACTGCCCGGGGCCAACACCCTCGATGTCTACCGCGAGGTCAAAGCTGAACTGGATCGGCAGGCCCGCGCTTTCCCACCCGGTCTCGAATACGAAATCGCCTTCGACAGCGCCTCGATGGTCGACGAATCCATCCATGAGGTCGTCAAAACCCTCATTGAGGCGGTTGTGCTGGTGGTAGCGGTGATGTTCATCTTTTTGCAGGACTGGCGCGGCACGCTCATACCGGCGATCGCCATTCCCGTCTCGCTGGTGGGCACGTTCATCTTCGTCAAGCTTCTGGGCTTTTCGATCAACACGTTGACCCTGTTCGGCATCACCCTCGCAGCCGGCCTGGTCGTCGACGATGCGATCGTCGTGGTCGAGAACATCGTGCGCTACAGCCGTGAGCGGGGATTGACAGTGCGCGCCGCCGCCCCCGAGGCTATGCGCGAAGTCTTCGGCGCGGTCATTGCGACCTCGCTGGTGCTCGTGGCGGTCTTCGTGCCGGTCGCTTTTTTTCCGGGGACCGCCGGACGGCTCTATCAGCAATTCGCCCTGACGCTCACCTTCTCGATTGCCCTGTCGACTTTTATCGCCCTCACGCTGACTCCTACACTCTCAGCGCTGCTGCTGCGCGCCGAACCGCCGCGCCACTGGCTGTTCGACCGGATCAACGACCTTATCGATTGGCTGCGGCGCGGTTATGCCCGTTCGCTGGGGTTTGCGTTGCGCTTTCGATCTGCGATGCTGGGGGTTTTCGTCTGCCTGCTGGGTCTGGCCTGGTGGCTGTTTGGAAAAGTTCCCCCGGGCTTCGTCCCCAACGAGGACCAGAGCTACTTCGTCGTGTTCGTGCAGTGTCCGGAAGGAAGCTCGCTCGACTACACCAACAAGGTCATGCTCCAGGTGGAGCAGGAGCTGCGCAAGCTCCCTGAACTGGCCAGAATGTTCGCCATCGGCGGCTACAGCCCCAGCGGCAACGCTCCCAACAAAGCCACGATCTTCCCGCACCTGCTGCCGCTTGCCGAACGCCGCCAGCCGAGCCAGTCCGTCGACGCGATTATCGACAAGGTGCGCGGGCCGCTCTCGCGCATCCCAGGAGCGACGGTGGCGGCCTTCCCGATGCCCGCCATCCAGCAGGGCGTCGGTCAGTTCGGCGGTTTTCAACTCCAGGTGCAGGACCAGCGCAACCTCGGGCTGGAGACCTTGGCCGGGGTGACCCGCACCCTGGTCGAACAGGGCAATGCCCAACCGGGGTTGAGCGGCTTGTTCTCAAGCTTCAGCATCAACGATCCGCAGTTGGTGGTCGAGGTGAACCGAGAGAAGGCGGAGGCCCTCGCCGTTGCCCCAGACGAGGTGCTCAAGGCCCTGCAGATCTACATGGGTTCGCTGTATGTCAATGATTTCGAGATGTTCAACCGCCCCTACCGCGTCTACGTGCAGGCCGACCGCCGCTTTCGCTCCACACCCCAGGATCTGCGGCGCTTCTACGTCCGTTCGCAGACCGGCGCGATGATTCCGCTCGGCAACCTGGTCACCGTGAGCCGGACCGTCGCTCCCCAAATCATCAACCACTACAATATGCTCCGCTCGGCGGAAGTGAACGGTGCCCCGGCTGAGGGCTTCAGCTCCGGTCAGGCCATCGAGCAAATGCAAAAATTGGCGGAGCAGGTGCTGCCCCAGGGTATACGTTTCCAGTGGTCGGGAGTGTCTCTTGAGCAGATCGAATCCGGGAACAAGGCACTATTTATCTTCGTGCTGGGTGTCGTCTTCGTCTTCCTGGTGCTGGCCGCCCAATACGAGAGCCTGACCGACCCGCTGGTGATCATGCTCTCGGTGCCGCTGGCCATCGTCGGTGCCCTGGGGGCCCAGGCCCTGCGCGGCCTCGAAAACGACATCTACTGCCAGATCGGTCTGGTCATGCTCATCGGCCTGGCCAGTAAAAACGCCATCTTGATTGTCGAGTTTGCCAATCAGCTGTGCAAAGAGGGCCTCACCCGCATCCAGGCGGTGAGCAAGGCGGCTCAAATCCGCCTGCGACCCATCTTGATGACCTCGTTCGCCTTCATTCTCGGGGTGGTGCCCCTGGTGATGGCGGAGGGGGCCGGGGCAGCCGGTCGCCAATCGCTGGGCACTGCCGTCTTCGGCGGCATGCTCGTCTCCACCGCTTTGAGTCTTTACATTGTTCCGGTGCTCTACATTGTCATCGGTGCCCTGCGCGAACGATTCAAAGGCGATAGAACCGCACCAGACCTCCTAACGCACGATTCTTCCACCCAGTCCAATGCGCTGGAAATACCCAGCCCCTCCCAGAAATAG
- a CDS encoding DUF2949 domain-containing protein, with product MTHQLAAENYLLHHRLITGAQLERARRLALLWQGDLPIVLWKIGLIDLATLASLIDL from the coding sequence ATGACACACCAGCTCGCCGCCGAAAATTACTTGTTGCACCACAGGCTGATCACAGGCGCACAGCTGGAGCGGGCCAGGAGATTGGCCTTGCTCTGGCAGGGAGATTTGCCCATCGTGCTGTGGAAAATCGGTCTGATTGACCTTGCCACGCTTGCCAGTCTCATCGACCTTTAG
- a CDS encoding SDR family oxidoreductase, with amino-acid sequence MARFAGKVAVITGGSVGIGRATAVAFAREGAAVVVASRRADESEKTVQLVKDAGSDSFFVQTDVTQAAQIEAMVEKTMAVYGRLDFAFNNAGVEQQPSALPDQSEALFDWISDINYKGTWLCMKYEIPQMLKNGGGAIVNMSSIAGEIGFPGVPIYTASKHAVLGLTKAVALEYAKSNIRVNAVSPGAIHTDMYERFEPEVRETLINLHPLGRPGKPEEVAQTVLFLCSEGAGYITGHSLMIDGGYVAQ; translated from the coding sequence ATGGCACGATTTGCAGGCAAGGTTGCCGTCATTACCGGCGGCAGTGTGGGCATCGGACGGGCGACGGCGGTCGCTTTCGCCCGTGAGGGAGCAGCGGTGGTGGTGGCCAGCCGCCGCGCCGACGAGAGTGAAAAGACCGTGCAGCTTGTCAAAGACGCCGGCAGCGACAGCTTTTTCGTCCAGACCGACGTCACCCAGGCAGCCCAGATCGAGGCGATGGTTGAAAAAACGATGGCTGTCTATGGCCGCCTCGACTTTGCCTTTAACAACGCCGGCGTCGAGCAACAGCCATCTGCGCTGCCCGACCAGAGCGAGGCGCTTTTCGATTGGATCAGCGACATCAATTACAAAGGCACCTGGCTCTGCATGAAGTACGAAATTCCCCAAATGCTCAAAAACGGCGGCGGGGCGATCGTCAACATGTCCTCGATCGCCGGGGAGATCGGTTTTCCGGGCGTACCTATCTACACGGCCAGTAAGCACGCGGTGCTCGGCCTCACCAAGGCCGTCGCCCTCGAATACGCCAAATCCAATATCCGGGTGAACGCGGTCAGCCCCGGAGCCATCCACACCGACATGTACGAGCGCTTCGAGCCGGAAGTGCGCGAAACGCTTATCAATTTGCACCCGCTCGGCCGCCCGGGCAAACCGGAGGAAGTGGCACAGACCGTCCTTTTCTTGTGCTCGGAGGGTGCCGGGTATATCACCGGCCACTCGCTGATGATCGACGGCGGCTACGTCGCCCAGTAG